The proteins below come from a single Oncorhynchus keta strain PuntledgeMale-10-30-2019 chromosome 32, Oket_V2, whole genome shotgun sequence genomic window:
- the LOC118365229 gene encoding supervillin-like isoform X7 yields MDTIENPALEPRSERIARYKAERRRELQERYGNMEELPSKWVRRDGTLMNSDGAPPSTDRILSGGVNGRAGGPEGGRRKSNTPLESEPRRVSNGFEADTAADPTYLRRLLEEEANAKADVKTDDRAKMSVADKMSLFKELEKTAAPEASSFLKPRSGSATYERRGRRGNEHRSLTQPITCEEVVVATSSTPQPAESGEAQAVQAEAEAVEDDENSKLTMSEKLALFNKLSLPGNQGDATPHAPPERRRQKGARYRTQPITVEEVSLLQKGPIQLPPLRLSPTLADRQREQSVNLRPSEVHQAQPRPGADVEPNTGPDPSQQHRDSEPGEIKGIPRKSPSGGPEWDRDGDTMREGRQQDQNGGGGRGNGVEERRAERHDNVPVPRRERPASSAPWRQRNRNRRETVAVCSPARPSSEQGHTQEERRMHPPGNTTGRDRLSDASREEEEEERGSREDGEISHDASALNPQCWGAVFSSVYSNSTPQYVMCYNQTSSSYEAQEVSSPTQTLSQPQWRQKHARPVEEEELPQASVAERMRTLQESEEQWKARGRGAANGSAQYTVAGRMAKRGLVSPVSDIHETHPSHTKRPSTGATATGATATACPCEEISSHPGMDVEEDAKLDKLDSIVDRLNTTPQDTPLEVTSGRVKEVMTPDDRETCGGFYREVLPPSPSALAAGAGAANGTDLEQDLSALCQTNTPMLTSEVAQHRRSVRPSRRTQGSRNPLRALAARDDIRQDFMGERVTMATMNTNRTQVEKMAKNSNMADSTLAGLASTEDFSNVDLRVVTSTESMMYNNNLPISNLMLIHIKGWHHVQVRLVEPTARSLNSGDCFLLVTPTHCILWSGEFANTAEKAKASELASLIQTQGDLGCRACGVIHLEEGVNTDNSLASDFWNLLGGKTQYGGAGAPEEDELYESGVVESNCLYRLVENRLVPHEQAWAAIPTVSLLGPTEALVFDFGSEVYLWHGKDVVPGDRSVTVQLAQQVWAGPYDYSNCRVNPLDPTHCNPSIQPQGERRPGWALFGCVSEHKETALFREKFLDWSGDKEETAAMVVEEAQTATPVWPQQSPLPQQPQQQLECVSLCACDAKALVAGQGVAVPGDGAVPTVLGGVDVQRGHGIVPLEDGRQVELSTVAVDTWHIQEFEDSEAQLESPGQLHEGDTYLVRWTYTLSPADQSGEPGRECSAVFIWQGRHSSINGRGASALRSHEGTQVMVPQGQEPPCFLQLFQGGLVIHKGCRADTTNNTGVWRLFCVRGELPEEASLLEVDCRCGSLRSRGSLILLNSQQGALYLWHGCKVHASSREAGKRAVERLTQMCPPELGLSSESPLRVQEVEEGAEPVEFGNAIGQQDRKAYDCMRQDPGKYNFTPRLFHLSTHSGTFQGEELQSPARLPGVVMAMPFVQESLYFVPQPALFLLDNCMELYLWQAGEPEDSETAGSACIRWANERRCAMQTVLQYCKERNPRRPLQAYLIQDGAEPLTFTNVFPRWEKRPTPTTQGEAGRVKLTLVQDALAQLSKTQYPLEELLQTPLPEGVDPQRLEIYLSDHDFQTILEMKRDEYDFLPNWKQISLKKSKGLLKT; encoded by the exons ATGGACACTATAGAGAACCCCGCCTTGGAGCCCAGATCGGAGCGGATCGCCCGCTACAAGGCCGAAAGGAGACGGGAGCTACAAGAACGCTATGGCAACATGGAGGAGCTCCCATCCAAGTGGGTGAGGAGGGATGGGACTCTCATGAACTCAGACGGCGCACCTCCCTCCACAGACAGGATCCTCTCTGGGGGGGTGAACGGCAGAGCGGGGGGGCCGGAGGGGGGCAGGAGGAAGAGCAACACCCCTCTGGAGTCAGAACCGAGGAGAGTCTCCAACGGCTTTGAGGCAGACACTGCTGCAGACCCAACATACCTCCGAAG GCTGCTAGAGGAAGAGGCGAACGCAAAAG CTGATGTGAAGACAGACGACAGAGCCAAGATGAGTGTGGCGGACAAGATGTCTTTGTTTAAA GAGCTAGAGAAGACAGCAGCCCCTGAGGCCTCCTCCTTTCTGAAGCCTCGCTCTGGCAGCGCCACGTATGAACGCAGAGGACGCCGCGGCAACGAGCACCGCTCACTCACTCAGCCAATTACCtgtgaggaggtggtggtggccACCAG CAGCACCCCCCAGCCAGCAGAGTCAGGCGAGGCCCAGGCTGTGCAGGCCGAGGCGGAGGCGGTGGAGGACGATGAGAACAGTAAGCTGACTATGAGCGAGAAGCTGGCTCTGTTCAACAAGCTGTCCCTGCCAGGGAACCAGGGGGATGCCACTCCCCATGCCCCCCCAGAGAGACGCAGGCAGAAGGGGGCACGCTACCGCACACAGCCCATCACCGTGGAGGAGGTCAGCCTG CTCCAGAAAGGCCCCATCCAGCTGCCCCCACTGCGCCTGTCCCCCACCCTCGCCGACCGGCAGCGGGAGCAGTCCGTCAACCTGAGGCCCAGTGAGGTGCACCAGGCCCAGCCTCGACCCGGGGCCGACGTGGAGCCTAACACAGGACCTGACCCGTCCCAGCAGCACAGGGACTCTGAGCCAGGAGAGATCAAAGGCATCCCGAGGAAGAGCCCCTCTGGAGGACCAGAATGGGACCGAGACGGAGACACTATGAGGGAGGGCAGACAGCAGGACCagaatggaggaggggggagggggaatggggtggaggagaggagggcagagagacaTGATAACGTACCAGTGCCTCGTAGAGAGAGACCAGCCTCCTCGGCCCcctggagacagaggaacaggaaccGGAGGGAGACGGTGGCCGTGTGTAGCCCagccaggccctcctcagagcaGGGTCACACCCAGGAGGAGAGGCGGATGCACCCCCCGGggaacaccactgggagagacag GTTGTCAGATGCttccagggaggaggaagaggaggagagggggagcagg GAAGACGGTGAGATCTCCCACGATGCATCAGCTCTCAACCCTCAGTGCTGG ggTGCTGTCTTTTCCTCTGTCTATTCGAACAGTACACCTCAATATGTCATGTGTTACAAtcag ACCAGCTCTTCCTATGAGGCCCAGGAGGTCTCCTCTCCTACCCAGACCCTCTCTCAGCCCCAATGGAGACAGAAg CACGCTAGACCAGTAGAAGAGGAGGAGCTGCCACAGGCGTCTGTGGCTGAGCGCATGAGAACCCTACAGGAGAGTGAGGAGCAGTGGAAGGCCAGAGGGAGAGGGGCCGCCAACGGCTCAGCCCAGTACACTGTGGCCGGACGCATGGCAAAGAGAG GTTTGGTGTCCCCTGTATCGGACATACACGAGACCCATCCATCTCACACTAAGAGACCCTCCACAGGAGCCACAGCAACTGGAGCCACAGCAACAGCATGCCCATGTGAAG AGATCTCCAGTCACCCTGGGATGGATGTGGAAGAGGACGCAAAGCTGGACAAACTGGATTCCATTGTGGACAGGCTGAATA ccaCTCCCCAGGACACGCCCCTGGAGGTGACCTCAGGGAGGGTGAAGGAGGTCATGACCCCTGATGACCGGGAGACATGTGGTGGTTTCTACAGGGAGGTGTTGCCCCCCTCACCCTCTGCCCTCGCTGCTGGTGCTGGTGCTGCCAATGGAACTGACCTGGAACAGGACCTCAGTGCCCTCTGCCAGACCAACACACCCAt GCTGACATCAGAAGTAGCGCAGCACAGGCGGTCGGTGCGTCCATCCCGTAGGACCCAGGGCTCTCGGAACCCTCTGCGTGCTCTGGCGGCCCGCGATGACATCAGACAGGACTTCATGGGAGAGAGAGTCACCATGGCTACCATGAACACTAACAGGACACAAGTGGAGAAGA TGGCCAAGAATTCCAACATGGCTGACTCAACTCTAGCAGGTCTGGCCAGTACAGAGGACTTCAGTAATGTCGATCTGCGTGTTGTCACTTCCACAGAGTCAATGatgtacaacaacaacctgccCATCAGCAACCTCATGCTCATTCACATCAAAG GTTGGCATCATGTGCAAGTGCGTCTAGTGGAGcccacagccaggtctctgaacaGTGGAGACTGCTTCCTGCTGGTCACACCCACTCACTGCATCCTCTGGAGCGGAGAGTTCGCCAACACAGCAGAGAAAGCCAAG GCGTCAGAGCTGGCATCGTTGATCCAGACCCAGGGGGATCTGGGCTGCCGGGCCTGTGGGGTCATCCACCTAGAGGAGGGGGTCAATACTGACAACAGCCTGGCCTCTGACTTCTGGAACCTTCTGGGAGGAAAGACACAATACGGAG GAGCGGGAGCCCCAGAAGAGGATGAGCTGTATGAGAGTGGGGTGGTGGAGTCTAACTGTTTGTACAGGCTGGTGGAGAACAGACTCGTACCCCATGAGCAGGCCTGGGCAGCCATCCCCACTGTCTCCCTACTGGGACCCACTGAG GCCCTGGTGTTTGACTTTGGCAGCGAGGTTTACCTGTGGCATGGGAAGGATGTTGTCCCTGGCGACAGGAGTGTGACTGTACAGCTGGCCCAGCAGGTGTGGGCTGGTCCCTACGACTACAGCAACTGTAGGGTCAACCCACTGGACCCCACACACTGCAACCCCAGCATACAGCC GCAAGGTGAAAGACGGCCCGGCTGGGCTCTGTTTGGCTGTGTCTCTGAGCACAAGGAGACAGCCCTCTTCAGGGAGAAGTTTCTGGACTGGTCTGGAGATAAGGAGGAGACCGCTGCAATGGTGGTGGAGGAGGCACAG ACTGCCACGCCAGTGTGGCCCCAGCAGAGTCCCCTGCCCCAGCAGCCCCAGCAGCAGTtagagtgtgtgtctctgtgtgcgtgtgatgCCAAGGCGCTGGTGGCAGGGCAGGGGGTGGCGGTGCCAGGGGACGGGGCGGTCCCTACAGTCCTGGGGGGGGTGGATGTTCAGAGGGGGCATGGTATCGTACCCCTGGAGGACGGGCGGCAGGTGGAGCTGAGCACTGTTGCCGTGGATACCTGGCACATTCAGGAGTTTGAGGACAGCGAGGCCCAGCTGGAGAGCCCAGGCCAGCTACATGAAGGAGACACATACCTGGTCCGCTGGACCTATACTCTCAGCCCAGCGGATCAAAGCGGGGAGCCTGGGAGGGAGTGCTCTGCTGTCTTCATCTGGCAGGGCCGGCACTCCAGTATCAATGGGCGAGGCGCGTCTGCCCTCAGGAGTCATGAGGGAACACAG gTGATGGTGCCTCAGGGGCAGGAGCCTCCATGTTTTCTTCAGCTTTTCCAGGGAGGTCTGGTCATCCACAAAGGCTGCCGAGCGGACACCACCAACAACACAG GAGTCTGGCGTCTGTTCTGTGTGCGTGGGGAGCTGCCTGAGGAGGCCAGTCTGTTGGAGGTGGACTGCCGCTGTGGCAGCCTGCGCTCCCGAGGTTCTCTCATACTGCTCAACAGTCAACAGGGGGCGCTCTACCTGTGGCATGGCTGTAAGGTCCACGCCAGCTCCCGGGAGGCAGGCAAGAGGGCTGTGGAGCGACTCACTCAGAT GTGCCCTCCTGaactgggcctcagcagtgaaaGCCCTTTGAGGGTGCAGGAAGTGGAGGAAGGGGCGGAGCCTGTGGAGTTTGGGAACGCTATTGGGCAGCAGGACAGGAAGGCCTATGACTGCATGCGACAAG ATCCAGGGAAGTATAACTTCACGCCACGCCTCTTCCATCTGAGCACCCATTCCGGAACCTTCCAGGGGGAGGAGCTGCAGAGCCCTGCCCGGTTGCCAGGGGTTGTCATGGCGATGCCCTTTGTCCAGGAGAGCCTGTACTTTGTGCCACAGCCAG CCCTGTTCCTTCTGGATAACTGTATGGAGCTGTATCTGTGGCAGGCAGGTGAGCCTGAGGACAGTGAGACCGCTGGCTCAGCCTGTATCCGCTGGGCTAACGAGAGGAGGTGTGCCATGCAGACAGTGCTCCAGTACTGCAAAG AGAGGAACCCAAGGCGCCCCCTTCAGGCCTACCTCATCCAGGACGGAGCAGAACCCCTCACCTTCACCAACGTTTTCCCTCGCTGGGAGAAGAGACCCACACCCACCACGCAG GGGGAGGCCGGGCGGGTCAAGCTGACCTTGGTGCAGGACGCCCTGGCCCAGCTCAGTAAGACCCAGTACCCCCTAGAGGAGCTGCTGCAGACCCCTCTGCCAGAGGGAGTGGACCCCCAGCGCCTGGAGATATACCTCTCCGACCACGACTTCCAG ACTATTttggagatgaagagagatgagTATGACTTCCTCCCAAACTGGAAACAAATCAGCCTGAAAAAAAGCAAAGGACTATTGAAAACCTGA
- the LOC118365229 gene encoding supervillin-like isoform X2, with translation MDTIENPALEPRSERIARYKAERRRELQERYGNMEELPSKWVRRDGTLMNSDGAPPSTDRILSGGVNGRAGGPEGGRRKSNTPLESEPRRVSNGFEADTAADPTYLRRQCSSGSAGMLSAGEPLAPPGPPGPDAAQLQTRVSVGQLRSALLQQTGTGTQPEKVPDSGRAASSLDLAVKPGSEGGRQRTRRYLPGVSGGGRKTNERFRTQPITACEVQESGGLLEEEANAKADVKTDDRAKMSVADKMSLFKELEKTAAPEASSFLKPRSGSATYERRGRRGNEHRSLTQPITCEEVVVATSSTPQPAESGEAQAVQAEAEAVEDDENSKLTMSEKLALFNKLSLPGNQGDATPHAPPERRRQKGARYRTQPITVEEVSLLQKGPIQLPPLRLSPTLADRQREQSVNLRPSEVHQAQPRPGADVEPNTGPDPSQQHRDSEPGEIKGIPRKSPSGGPEWDRDGDTMREGRQQDQNGGGGRGNGVEERRAERHDNVPVPRRERPASSAPWRQRNRNRRETVAVCSPARPSSEQGHTQEERRMHPPGNTTGRDRLSDASREEEEEERGSREDGEISHDASALNPQCWGAVFSSVYSNSTPQYVMCYNQTSSSYEAQEVSSPTQTLSQPQWRQKHARPVEEEELPQASVAERMRTLQESEEQWKARGRGAANGSAQYTVAGRMAKRGLVSPVSDIHETHPSHTKRPSTGATATGATATACPCEEISSHPGMDVEEDAKLDKLDSIVDRLNTTPQDTPLEVTSGRVKEVMTPDDRETCGGFYREVLPPSPSALAAGAGAANGTDLEQDLSALCQTNTPMLTSEVAQHRRSVRPSRRTQGSRNPLRALAARDDIRQDFMGERVTMATMNTNRTQVEKMAKNSNMADSTLAGLASTEDFSNVDLRVVTSTESMMYNNNLPISNLMLIHIKGWHHVQVRLVEPTARSLNSGDCFLLVTPTHCILWSGEFANTAEKAKASELASLIQTQGDLGCRACGVIHLEEGVNTDNSLASDFWNLLGGKTQYGGAGAPEEDELYESGVVESNCLYRLVENRLVPHEQAWAAIPTVSLLGPTEALVFDFGSEVYLWHGKDVVPGDRSVTVQLAQQVWAGPYDYSNCRVNPLDPTHCNPSIQPQGERRPGWALFGCVSEHKETALFREKFLDWSGDKEETAAMVVEEAQTATPVWPQQSPLPQQPQQQLECVSLCACDAKALVAGQGVAVPGDGAVPTVLGGVDVQRGHGIVPLEDGRQVELSTVAVDTWHIQEFEDSEAQLESPGQLHEGDTYLVRWTYTLSPADQSGEPGRECSAVFIWQGRHSSINGRGASALRSHEGTQVMVPQGQEPPCFLQLFQGGLVIHKGCRADTTNNTGVWRLFCVRGELPEEASLLEVDCRCGSLRSRGSLILLNSQQGALYLWHGCKVHASSREAGKRAVERLTQMCPPELGLSSESPLRVQEVEEGAEPVEFGNAIGQQDRKAYDCMRQDPGKYNFTPRLFHLSTHSGTFQGEELQSPARLPGVVMAMPFVQESLYFVPQPALFLLDNCMELYLWQAGEPEDSETAGSACIRWANERRCAMQTVLQYCKERNPRRPLQAYLIQDGAEPLTFTNVFPRWEKRPTPTTQGEAGRVKLTLVQDALAQLSKTQYPLEELLQTPLPEGVDPQRLEIYLSDHDFQTILEMKRDEYDFLPNWKQISLKKSKGLLKT, from the exons ATGGACACTATAGAGAACCCCGCCTTGGAGCCCAGATCGGAGCGGATCGCCCGCTACAAGGCCGAAAGGAGACGGGAGCTACAAGAACGCTATGGCAACATGGAGGAGCTCCCATCCAAGTGGGTGAGGAGGGATGGGACTCTCATGAACTCAGACGGCGCACCTCCCTCCACAGACAGGATCCTCTCTGGGGGGGTGAACGGCAGAGCGGGGGGGCCGGAGGGGGGCAGGAGGAAGAGCAACACCCCTCTGGAGTCAGAACCGAGGAGAGTCTCCAACGGCTTTGAGGCAGACACTGCTGCAGACCCAACATACCTCCGAAG GCAGTGTTCTTCTGGCTCTGCCGGCATGTTGAGTGCAGGGGAGCCCCTAGCTCCCCCAGGCCCCCCTGGACCCGACGCTGCCCAGCTGCAAACGCGGGTGTCGGTGGGCCAGTTGAGGAGTGCCCTGCTGCAGCAGACCGGGACTGGAACACAGCCTGAGAAAGT TCCCGACAGTGGCCGCGCGGCCTCTTCCCTTGACCTGGCTGTAAAGCCGGGCTCGGAGGGGGGGCGGCAGCGCACCCGTCGCTACCTCCCCGGGGTGTCAGGCGGGGGCCGCAAAACCAACGAGCGCTTCAGGACACAGCCGATCACAGCCTGCGAGGTGCAGGAGAGCGGCGG GCTGCTAGAGGAAGAGGCGAACGCAAAAG CTGATGTGAAGACAGACGACAGAGCCAAGATGAGTGTGGCGGACAAGATGTCTTTGTTTAAA GAGCTAGAGAAGACAGCAGCCCCTGAGGCCTCCTCCTTTCTGAAGCCTCGCTCTGGCAGCGCCACGTATGAACGCAGAGGACGCCGCGGCAACGAGCACCGCTCACTCACTCAGCCAATTACCtgtgaggaggtggtggtggccACCAG CAGCACCCCCCAGCCAGCAGAGTCAGGCGAGGCCCAGGCTGTGCAGGCCGAGGCGGAGGCGGTGGAGGACGATGAGAACAGTAAGCTGACTATGAGCGAGAAGCTGGCTCTGTTCAACAAGCTGTCCCTGCCAGGGAACCAGGGGGATGCCACTCCCCATGCCCCCCCAGAGAGACGCAGGCAGAAGGGGGCACGCTACCGCACACAGCCCATCACCGTGGAGGAGGTCAGCCTG CTCCAGAAAGGCCCCATCCAGCTGCCCCCACTGCGCCTGTCCCCCACCCTCGCCGACCGGCAGCGGGAGCAGTCCGTCAACCTGAGGCCCAGTGAGGTGCACCAGGCCCAGCCTCGACCCGGGGCCGACGTGGAGCCTAACACAGGACCTGACCCGTCCCAGCAGCACAGGGACTCTGAGCCAGGAGAGATCAAAGGCATCCCGAGGAAGAGCCCCTCTGGAGGACCAGAATGGGACCGAGACGGAGACACTATGAGGGAGGGCAGACAGCAGGACCagaatggaggaggggggagggggaatggggtggaggagaggagggcagagagacaTGATAACGTACCAGTGCCTCGTAGAGAGAGACCAGCCTCCTCGGCCCcctggagacagaggaacaggaaccGGAGGGAGACGGTGGCCGTGTGTAGCCCagccaggccctcctcagagcaGGGTCACACCCAGGAGGAGAGGCGGATGCACCCCCCGGggaacaccactgggagagacag GTTGTCAGATGCttccagggaggaggaagaggaggagagggggagcagg GAAGACGGTGAGATCTCCCACGATGCATCAGCTCTCAACCCTCAGTGCTGG ggTGCTGTCTTTTCCTCTGTCTATTCGAACAGTACACCTCAATATGTCATGTGTTACAAtcag ACCAGCTCTTCCTATGAGGCCCAGGAGGTCTCCTCTCCTACCCAGACCCTCTCTCAGCCCCAATGGAGACAGAAg CACGCTAGACCAGTAGAAGAGGAGGAGCTGCCACAGGCGTCTGTGGCTGAGCGCATGAGAACCCTACAGGAGAGTGAGGAGCAGTGGAAGGCCAGAGGGAGAGGGGCCGCCAACGGCTCAGCCCAGTACACTGTGGCCGGACGCATGGCAAAGAGAG GTTTGGTGTCCCCTGTATCGGACATACACGAGACCCATCCATCTCACACTAAGAGACCCTCCACAGGAGCCACAGCAACTGGAGCCACAGCAACAGCATGCCCATGTGAAG AGATCTCCAGTCACCCTGGGATGGATGTGGAAGAGGACGCAAAGCTGGACAAACTGGATTCCATTGTGGACAGGCTGAATA ccaCTCCCCAGGACACGCCCCTGGAGGTGACCTCAGGGAGGGTGAAGGAGGTCATGACCCCTGATGACCGGGAGACATGTGGTGGTTTCTACAGGGAGGTGTTGCCCCCCTCACCCTCTGCCCTCGCTGCTGGTGCTGGTGCTGCCAATGGAACTGACCTGGAACAGGACCTCAGTGCCCTCTGCCAGACCAACACACCCAt GCTGACATCAGAAGTAGCGCAGCACAGGCGGTCGGTGCGTCCATCCCGTAGGACCCAGGGCTCTCGGAACCCTCTGCGTGCTCTGGCGGCCCGCGATGACATCAGACAGGACTTCATGGGAGAGAGAGTCACCATGGCTACCATGAACACTAACAGGACACAAGTGGAGAAGA TGGCCAAGAATTCCAACATGGCTGACTCAACTCTAGCAGGTCTGGCCAGTACAGAGGACTTCAGTAATGTCGATCTGCGTGTTGTCACTTCCACAGAGTCAATGatgtacaacaacaacctgccCATCAGCAACCTCATGCTCATTCACATCAAAG GTTGGCATCATGTGCAAGTGCGTCTAGTGGAGcccacagccaggtctctgaacaGTGGAGACTGCTTCCTGCTGGTCACACCCACTCACTGCATCCTCTGGAGCGGAGAGTTCGCCAACACAGCAGAGAAAGCCAAG GCGTCAGAGCTGGCATCGTTGATCCAGACCCAGGGGGATCTGGGCTGCCGGGCCTGTGGGGTCATCCACCTAGAGGAGGGGGTCAATACTGACAACAGCCTGGCCTCTGACTTCTGGAACCTTCTGGGAGGAAAGACACAATACGGAG GAGCGGGAGCCCCAGAAGAGGATGAGCTGTATGAGAGTGGGGTGGTGGAGTCTAACTGTTTGTACAGGCTGGTGGAGAACAGACTCGTACCCCATGAGCAGGCCTGGGCAGCCATCCCCACTGTCTCCCTACTGGGACCCACTGAG GCCCTGGTGTTTGACTTTGGCAGCGAGGTTTACCTGTGGCATGGGAAGGATGTTGTCCCTGGCGACAGGAGTGTGACTGTACAGCTGGCCCAGCAGGTGTGGGCTGGTCCCTACGACTACAGCAACTGTAGGGTCAACCCACTGGACCCCACACACTGCAACCCCAGCATACAGCC GCAAGGTGAAAGACGGCCCGGCTGGGCTCTGTTTGGCTGTGTCTCTGAGCACAAGGAGACAGCCCTCTTCAGGGAGAAGTTTCTGGACTGGTCTGGAGATAAGGAGGAGACCGCTGCAATGGTGGTGGAGGAGGCACAG ACTGCCACGCCAGTGTGGCCCCAGCAGAGTCCCCTGCCCCAGCAGCCCCAGCAGCAGTtagagtgtgtgtctctgtgtgcgtgtgatgCCAAGGCGCTGGTGGCAGGGCAGGGGGTGGCGGTGCCAGGGGACGGGGCGGTCCCTACAGTCCTGGGGGGGGTGGATGTTCAGAGGGGGCATGGTATCGTACCCCTGGAGGACGGGCGGCAGGTGGAGCTGAGCACTGTTGCCGTGGATACCTGGCACATTCAGGAGTTTGAGGACAGCGAGGCCCAGCTGGAGAGCCCAGGCCAGCTACATGAAGGAGACACATACCTGGTCCGCTGGACCTATACTCTCAGCCCAGCGGATCAAAGCGGGGAGCCTGGGAGGGAGTGCTCTGCTGTCTTCATCTGGCAGGGCCGGCACTCCAGTATCAATGGGCGAGGCGCGTCTGCCCTCAGGAGTCATGAGGGAACACAG gTGATGGTGCCTCAGGGGCAGGAGCCTCCATGTTTTCTTCAGCTTTTCCAGGGAGGTCTGGTCATCCACAAAGGCTGCCGAGCGGACACCACCAACAACACAG GAGTCTGGCGTCTGTTCTGTGTGCGTGGGGAGCTGCCTGAGGAGGCCAGTCTGTTGGAGGTGGACTGCCGCTGTGGCAGCCTGCGCTCCCGAGGTTCTCTCATACTGCTCAACAGTCAACAGGGGGCGCTCTACCTGTGGCATGGCTGTAAGGTCCACGCCAGCTCCCGGGAGGCAGGCAAGAGGGCTGTGGAGCGACTCACTCAGAT GTGCCCTCCTGaactgggcctcagcagtgaaaGCCCTTTGAGGGTGCAGGAAGTGGAGGAAGGGGCGGAGCCTGTGGAGTTTGGGAACGCTATTGGGCAGCAGGACAGGAAGGCCTATGACTGCATGCGACAAG ATCCAGGGAAGTATAACTTCACGCCACGCCTCTTCCATCTGAGCACCCATTCCGGAACCTTCCAGGGGGAGGAGCTGCAGAGCCCTGCCCGGTTGCCAGGGGTTGTCATGGCGATGCCCTTTGTCCAGGAGAGCCTGTACTTTGTGCCACAGCCAG CCCTGTTCCTTCTGGATAACTGTATGGAGCTGTATCTGTGGCAGGCAGGTGAGCCTGAGGACAGTGAGACCGCTGGCTCAGCCTGTATCCGCTGGGCTAACGAGAGGAGGTGTGCCATGCAGACAGTGCTCCAGTACTGCAAAG AGAGGAACCCAAGGCGCCCCCTTCAGGCCTACCTCATCCAGGACGGAGCAGAACCCCTCACCTTCACCAACGTTTTCCCTCGCTGGGAGAAGAGACCCACACCCACCACGCAG GGGGAGGCCGGGCGGGTCAAGCTGACCTTGGTGCAGGACGCCCTGGCCCAGCTCAGTAAGACCCAGTACCCCCTAGAGGAGCTGCTGCAGACCCCTCTGCCAGAGGGAGTGGACCCCCAGCGCCTGGAGATATACCTCTCCGACCACGACTTCCAG ACTATTttggagatgaagagagatgagTATGACTTCCTCCCAAACTGGAAACAAATCAGCCTGAAAAAAAGCAAAGGACTATTGAAAACCTGA